Proteins from a single region of Diorhabda sublineata isolate icDioSubl1.1 chromosome 2, icDioSubl1.1, whole genome shotgun sequence:
- the LOC130453153 gene encoding monocarboxylate transporter 12-like, whose translation MPNTITDTPEKSGYQKVSLVESEETKDWNEKIDKTVINNDETDPLALEVSSDPDIIIPPDGGWGWVVVIASFVCNLVVDGTIFSFGTFLEKIAEEFGVETAEVTLMGSLMSGFYLIVGPFVSAIVNRYGFRLVVIFGSLLSAAAFAVCNFATSITALCVAYGFIGGIGFGFIYAPSVVILGFYFERWRALATGIAVCGSGIGTFLYAPMTATLITKFGWRQTLLVHAALVLLCAVAGSLYRPLKPVKIDPEPTTEESKSEYQLPTATQQKMEAAIRMMKRGSDASVLDHQASIPRLLGVNNNSVYPRISDVYHTICVPNGNVTSRPHVAWTRERSKTEGKLQLTHLQKLKMPKENHKSHEVVRPLYRDDIFFNASLKRLPQYTSQSSVQYNLSVTRAPTKNDVEEEITNKRLFCPEALRRVLGTMLDLSLFNSPSFIVLAIGGFFTMMGFFVPYMFLVDRAKSGNIDKTTAVWLVSTMGIANTVGRVFYGVISSFPKANALVITNIALTIGGLATIFSGLLLTPAYQFSYCVVFGLAISCFASIRPIVVVDLLGLEKLTNAFGLLLLFQGIAAIIGAPLAAAFMNAAGSFDACFYFSGGLIIFSAVLCYPLNYINAWEKRRNLEKKNLLV comes from the exons ATGCCTAATACAATAACCGATACTCCAGAAAAAAGTGGATACCAAAAAGTATCTTTAGTGGAATCGGAAGAAACAAAAGACtggaatgaaaaaatagataaaactgTGATAAATAACGATGAAACAGATCCTTTAGCACTAGAAGTTTCAAGTGATCCAGATATAATCATACCACCTGATGGAGGTTGGGGATGGGTAGTAGTAATCGCttcttttgtttgtaatttgGTTGTTGATGGTACAATATTTTCATTCGGTACATTCCTTGAGAAAATTGCCGAAGAATTTGGAGTCGAAACGGCGGAAGTAACGTTG atgGGGTCATTGATGTCCggtttttatttaatagttgGACCATTCGTTAGCGCCATTGTAAATAGGTACGGTTTTCGACTGGTGGTGATCTTTGGCAGTCTTCTTAGTGCAGCAGCATTTGCCGTTTGTAATTTTGCCACAAGCATTACTGCCCTCTGTGTTGCCTATGGATTTATTGGAG gcATTGGTTTTGGATTTATTTACGCCCCATCTGTAGTAATATTAGGTTTCTATTTCGAAAGATGGAGGGCATTAGCTACAGGTATTGCAGTATGCGGTTCCGGTATAGGAACTTTCCTTTACGCCCCTATGACTGCTACATTAATAACCAAATTTGGATGGAGACAAACGCTGCTAGTTCACGCTGCTCTAGTACTACTTTGCGCCGTTGCCGGCTCCTTATatag acCTCTAAAACCGGTGAAAATAGACCCCGAACCCACAACTGAAGAATCAAAAAGCGAATATCAACTACCTACAGCTACCCAACAAAAAATGGAAGCGGCCATTAGGATGATGAAAAGAGGCTCCGACGCGTCAGTTTTAGATCACCAAGCATCAATTCCTCGTCTTCTGGGTGTTAATAACAACTCTGTATATCCCAGGATATCGGATGTTTATCACACGATATGCGTCCCGAACGGAAACGTAACTTCCAGACCGCACGTAGCTTGGACAAGAGAGAGAAGCAAGACTGAAGGAAAATTACAATTGACTCATttacaaaaactaaaaatgcCGAAGGAAAATCATAAGAGCCACGAGGTAGTTCGACCGTTATATAGAGACGATATTTTCTTTAATGCTAGTTTGAAACGTTTGCCCCAATATACGTCACAAAGTTCGGTACAATATAATTTATCAGTTACGAGAGCTCCTACTAAAAACGACGTAGAAGAAGAGATAACGAATAAACGTTTATTTTGCCCCGAAGCTCTTAGAAGAGTTCTGGGTACCATGTTGGATTTGAGCTTGTTTAATTCACCTTCGTTCATCGTATTAGCTATCGGTGGGTTCTTTACCATGATGGGTTTCTTCGTACCATATATGTTTTTGGTTGATAGAGCGAAGAGCGGGAATATTGATAAAACGACAGCTGTGTGGTTGGTTTCTACGATGGGTATAGCGAATACAGTCGGAAGGGTGTTTTATGGTGTTATTAGTTCTTTTCCTAAAGCAAACGCTCTTGTTATCACGAATATCGCTTTAACGATCGGAGGATTGGCTACCATATTCAGTGGATTACTACTGACTCCTGCATATCAGTTCAGTTACTGTGTCGTCTTCGGTCTTGCTATTT CTTGTTTTGCATCTATAAGACCGATAGTAGTAGTGGATCTTCTGGGATTAGAAAAATTGACGAACGCTTTCGGTCTTCTCCTCCTGTTCCAAGGAATTGCGGCGATCATCGGAGCTCCATTAGCAGCGGCTTTTATGAACGCTGCCGGAAGCTTCGACGCTTGTTTCTACTTTTCCGGTGGATTGATTATATTTTCGGCAGTTTTGTGCTACCCTTTGAATTACATTAACGCTTGGGAGAAACGAagaaatttagagaaaaaaaatttgttagtaTAA